In Nitrosophilus alvini, the following are encoded in one genomic region:
- a CDS encoding HD domain-containing protein, which yields MTLKENIEDLLDKNATELEISKAIRKYIKNYFGSLDELFKETQGKDFLVRHTRHVDNIINTIYRVAVRKMFGIYTPMSNSIPITLVALGSYGREQLCVYSDIDLMIVYDECEGYNTNALIEKILYIAWDAGLKLGHRVHSLKELSNAAMEDDTIKTALIESRYICGSKFLWIKIENELGKIRSKNRKKFVFEKIEEAKKRRAKYPISMEPNIKEGTGGLRDANLLYWIANVLYGAKTLKDLSGKLFTDEEYREFRIALEWLFRVRAAIHLAAGKKEDRLLLEYIPEVSKRLLIRYKSDSKIQQVLVSKTLDALHTIDNFTQIFVKKMVKVFLYNPKNLSKLRKSRITKNIFFCDNTLYASFNSKESRISELIDILLKIENIKKIDPSFIYYAKNTIYSRSSKNIKNRIKKLFYKNKIYEILTLFYNTKLLPLLIPPIKKIIHLPQFDGYHEYPVDVHSLLTIYYLERVKDPFLKDLMKNLSKDELAILKLSAFLHDAGKGRKQDHSEVGAKLIRMFAKKIGFSEDIAEIGATLVRYHTLMSNTAYREDIYNEKTVFSFTAKLKTPKILDMLYLLTYADINAVGKNRYNSYNAELMKELYLAAKESFAKKEILDETAKRIKKEEALKRNSNFQSLPKTLQKKILSIESNLFFIKHKTNEIIEIAKKAAETEDFKYEINNNNFLSIEIIRKVPLNLGYLLGKLSSFDVASMEVFKLFDNIKYFKIDFLEKADIGNIGYIEQIVANSFDMEKKIKLKKPDIKREEIKIDCEHSKTYATMFLNVKNQKGLLAYIASLFDKFGIDIATAKVHTVKKRAKDLFLIEKNGNFCNNRESILKLLTEGSG from the coding sequence ATGACACTTAAAGAGAACATAGAAGACCTTTTGGACAAGAATGCAACTGAACTTGAAATATCCAAAGCAATAAGAAAATATATAAAGAACTATTTCGGCTCTTTGGACGAGCTTTTCAAAGAGACGCAGGGAAAAGATTTTCTCGTTAGGCATACAAGACATGTGGATAATATAATAAATACCATATACAGAGTTGCCGTACGAAAAATGTTTGGAATATATACACCGATGAGCAACTCGATACCGATAACGCTTGTTGCTCTTGGAAGCTACGGAAGAGAGCAGCTTTGTGTCTACAGTGATATAGACCTGATGATAGTATATGATGAGTGCGAAGGGTACAATACAAATGCATTGATTGAAAAGATACTCTATATAGCCTGGGATGCCGGGCTAAAACTGGGTCACAGGGTACACAGCTTAAAAGAACTCTCAAACGCAGCAATGGAAGACGACACCATAAAAACCGCTTTGATAGAGTCAAGATATATATGCGGTTCAAAATTTCTTTGGATAAAAATAGAAAACGAACTGGGCAAAATAAGAAGCAAAAACAGAAAAAAATTTGTTTTTGAAAAAATTGAAGAAGCAAAAAAAAGACGAGCAAAATACCCTATCTCCATGGAACCGAATATAAAAGAGGGAACCGGCGGACTAAGAGACGCAAACCTTCTTTACTGGATTGCAAATGTACTGTATGGCGCAAAAACTCTCAAAGACCTTAGCGGCAAACTCTTTACTGATGAAGAATATAGAGAGTTCAGAATAGCACTTGAGTGGCTTTTTAGGGTTCGGGCGGCTATACATCTTGCCGCAGGCAAGAAAGAGGACAGACTCCTTTTGGAATATATACCGGAAGTTTCAAAAAGACTTCTTATCAGATATAAAAGTGACTCAAAAATCCAGCAGGTCTTAGTATCCAAAACTCTCGATGCTCTGCATACCATAGACAATTTCACGCAAATATTTGTCAAAAAAATGGTAAAAGTTTTCTTGTACAATCCAAAAAATTTATCAAAACTGAGAAAATCAAGAATCACAAAAAACATTTTCTTCTGTGACAACACACTCTATGCATCTTTTAATTCAAAAGAGAGTAGAATTTCAGAATTGATAGATATTTTATTAAAAATTGAAAACATTAAAAAAATCGATCCAAGTTTTATATATTATGCAAAAAATACTATCTACAGCAGAAGCAGCAAAAATATAAAAAACAGAATCAAAAAACTCTTTTACAAAAATAAAATCTATGAAATATTGACACTGTTTTACAATACAAAACTTCTGCCTCTGTTGATTCCACCTATCAAAAAAATCATACATCTACCTCAGTTCGACGGATATCATGAGTATCCTGTAGACGTACACTCTTTGCTAACTATATATTATCTTGAAAGAGTTAAAGACCCCTTTTTAAAAGACTTAATGAAAAATCTTTCAAAAGATGAGCTTGCCATTTTAAAACTCTCCGCCTTTTTACATGATGCCGGCAAAGGAAGAAAACAGGACCATAGTGAAGTAGGAGCAAAGCTTATAAGAATGTTTGCCAAAAAAATCGGTTTTTCAGAAGATATTGCCGAAATTGGTGCGACTCTTGTCAGATACCATACACTTATGAGTAACACCGCATACAGAGAAGATATCTATAATGAAAAAACGGTTTTTTCCTTTACGGCAAAACTTAAAACTCCAAAAATACTGGATATGCTTTATCTGCTCACATATGCCGACATAAATGCAGTCGGCAAAAACAGATACAATTCATACAATGCCGAACTTATGAAAGAACTCTATCTGGCGGCAAAAGAGAGTTTTGCAAAAAAAGAGATTCTGGATGAGACTGCAAAAAGGATCAAAAAAGAAGAAGCACTCAAAAGAAACAGTAACTTCCAGTCACTTCCGAAGACTCTCCAAAAAAAGATACTTTCTATAGAATCTAATCTTTTCTTCATTAAACATAAAACAAACGAAATTATTGAGATTGCCAAAAAGGCCGCAGAAACAGAGGATTTCAAATACGAAATAAACAATAACAACTTCCTTTCAATTGAGATAATAAGAAAAGTTCCGCTTAATCTGGGATATCTGCTGGGAAAACTGAGCAGTTTTGATGTTGCCTCAATGGAAGTCTTTAAACTGTTTGACAATATCAAATATTTTAAAATAGATTTTCTTGAAAAAGCCGATATAGGCAATATCGGTTATATTGAACAGATTGTAGCAAACTCTTTCGATATGGAGAAAAAAATAAAACTGAAAAAACCGGATATTAAAAGAGAAGAGATAAAGATAGACTGCGAACACTCAAAAACATATGCAACCATGTTTTTGAATGTAAAAAATCAAAAAGGTCTTCTTGCATATATAGCCTCTTTGTTTGACAAATTCGGCATTGATATAGCGACGGCAAAAGTTCACACAGTCAAAAAAAGAGCTAAAGATCTCTTTTTAATAGAAAAAAACGGAAATTTTTGTAATAATAGAGAATCCATTTTGAAACTACTTACGGAAGGTTCTGGCTAA
- the mqnE gene encoding aminofutalosine synthase MqnE: MDTVEKIEAGERLSFEDGLKLYDFDIFTLGKLADSRRRALYKNRTFFNINRHINPTNICADICKFCAFSANRKNPNPYTMSIDEILKIVEQASQRGAKEVHIVSAHNKEAGLDWYLGMFKEIKRNFPHIHIKALTAAEVNFLAKEYSVSYEKMIDMMIESGVDSMPGGGAEIFDEEVREYICKGKVSSDEWLEIHRLWHKRGRKSNATMLFGHVEKREHRVDHMLRLRALQDETGGFNCFIPLVYQKENNYLKVKDFVTGQEYLKTIAVSRLMLDNIPHIKAYWASSTINLALVAQEFGADDLDGTIEREAIQSAAGAKSAGGMPLEEFVALIKDSGFVPVERDSLYNELKVWQ, from the coding sequence ATGGACACTGTCGAAAAAATAGAAGCAGGAGAGCGCCTCAGTTTTGAGGACGGTCTGAAACTTTACGATTTTGATATTTTCACTCTCGGAAAGTTGGCAGACAGCAGAAGAAGGGCGCTTTATAAAAATAGAACATTTTTCAATATAAACAGACATATCAATCCTACAAATATTTGTGCAGATATATGTAAATTCTGTGCTTTCAGCGCCAATCGCAAAAATCCGAATCCGTATACCATGAGTATAGATGAGATTTTGAAAATTGTTGAACAAGCTTCACAAAGAGGAGCAAAAGAGGTACATATAGTCTCTGCACACAATAAAGAAGCTGGGCTTGACTGGTATCTAGGGATGTTCAAAGAGATAAAAAGAAATTTTCCCCATATTCACATAAAGGCGCTGACTGCCGCTGAAGTAAACTTTCTGGCAAAAGAGTACTCTGTGAGTTATGAAAAGATGATAGATATGATGATCGAAAGCGGAGTGGATAGTATGCCTGGAGGTGGTGCAGAGATATTCGACGAAGAGGTGAGAGAATATATTTGCAAAGGAAAGGTTAGTTCCGATGAGTGGCTCGAAATCCACAGGCTATGGCATAAAAGAGGGAGAAAAAGCAATGCAACTATGCTTTTTGGTCATGTGGAAAAAAGAGAACACAGAGTCGATCATATGTTGAGACTCAGAGCTCTTCAGGATGAAACAGGCGGATTTAACTGTTTTATCCCTCTGGTATACCAAAAAGAGAACAACTATCTTAAAGTAAAGGATTTTGTAACGGGACAGGAATATCTCAAAACTATAGCCGTAAGCCGTCTTATGCTTGATAATATTCCGCATATAAAAGCATACTGGGCATCATCTACCATAAATCTGGCCCTTGTTGCACAAGAGTTTGGAGCAGATGACCTTGATGGCACTATAGAGCGCGAAGCCATACAGTCTGCCGCCGGTGCGAAAAGTGCAGGAGGAATGCCGCTTGAAGAGTTTGTCGCCCTTATTAAAGACAGCGGATTTGTTCCGGTCGAAAGAGACAGTCTTTATAACGAGTTGAAAGTGTGGCAATGA
- a CDS encoding phosphoribosyltransferase, producing the protein MKYYGYDEYLKDMKKLVKKIDFDFDAIVGVARGGMTIAHMLGEYFGTRNVFTINSIAYEDTKKLDAVKVFNIPDLKNFRKILIVDDIVDSGDTMRKIISVLKKRYPDAEFKVAALFYRPDAGFKPDYYAAVTNEWIDFFWVKDLK; encoded by the coding sequence ATGAAATATTACGGATATGATGAATATCTAAAAGATATGAAAAAACTTGTCAAAAAAATCGACTTCGATTTTGATGCAATAGTCGGCGTTGCAAGAGGAGGAATGACTATAGCACATATGCTGGGAGAGTATTTTGGTACAAGAAACGTCTTTACGATAAACTCTATAGCATATGAAGATACCAAAAAACTGGATGCAGTAAAAGTTTTCAATATTCCCGATTTGAAAAATTTCAGAAAAATTCTGATTGTTGATGATATTGTCGACAGCGGCGATACTATGAGAAAGATAATATCTGTTTTAAAAAAGAGATATCCAGACGCCGAGTTTAAAGTAGCTGCACTTTTTTACAGACCCGATGCCGGTTTCAAACCAGACTACTATGCGGCTGTTACAAATGAATGGATAGATTTTTTCTGGGTTAAGGATTTGAAATGA
- a CDS encoding anthranilate synthase component II has translation MILMIDNYDSFTYNIVQYCLELGADLKVIRNDEMSVEEIEKLGPEKIIISPGPATPKEAGISLDVIRHFKEKLPIFGICLGHQAIAEAFGGEIIRAKNLMHGKTSVIEVVKHTPIFKNLPKEFVATRYHSLVVNKKNLPKCVIPTAYSKDDREIMAIEIEGLPIYGVQFHPESIMSQYGHEIIENFLKL, from the coding sequence ATGATTTTGATGATAGACAATTATGATAGTTTTACATACAATATAGTGCAGTACTGCCTGGAACTTGGTGCGGATCTGAAAGTCATAAGAAATGACGAGATGAGCGTTGAGGAGATAGAAAAACTGGGGCCTGAAAAGATTATCATATCTCCAGGGCCTGCAACGCCTAAAGAAGCGGGAATAAGTCTGGATGTGATCAGGCATTTTAAAGAAAAACTGCCTATTTTCGGTATATGCTTGGGGCATCAGGCTATAGCGGAAGCTTTTGGTGGAGAGATAATCAGAGCAAAAAATCTTATGCACGGGAAAACATCTGTAATCGAAGTTGTAAAACACACACCTATATTTAAAAATCTGCCAAAAGAGTTTGTTGCTACAAGATATCATTCGCTTGTTGTGAACAAGAAAAATCTTCCAAAATGCGTAATCCCCACCGCTTACAGCAAAGATGACAGGGAAATTATGGCAATAGAAATTGAGGGGCTTCCGATATATGGTGTGCAGTTTCATCCCGAATCGATAATGAGCCAATACGGACACGAAATAATTGAAAACTTTTTAAAACTCTGA
- a CDS encoding glycosyltransferase family 39 protein, with amino-acid sequence MKSKSILLFYSFAILLLLLVLSNTLHISPDEAKIVFSQNYLGRIIGIFLSFFGQSDLSLRLFFVILHIINIWLVYLISLKIVKKEIYALLSAVVYSLLPGVLSSALIVNEAGIVIFLTLLFIYIYQNKKFGKKAYLLFPVMLLADNSFAIFFLSLFFFSLKKKDRLLIFLSLLFFGLSMYLFGFDASGKPRNYFLETFGIYSAVFSPLLFLYFFYTIYRILVKEEKDIVWYISFVSFAFALLLSFRQRIHLEDFAPFAVIALPLMVKVFMNSYKVRIAEHRKKHKLLFAIVAVSLILNDLVLFFNKPLYYLFENPKRHFAYKFHISKPLADSLKKMGIYCVKTSDKTLQKQLRFYGICEKGPFILNKYKINKKAKKVSIRYKNITLETFYVSKINNK; translated from the coding sequence ATGAAAAGCAAAAGTATCCTTTTATTTTATAGTTTTGCAATACTGCTGCTTTTGCTGGTACTCTCCAATACTTTGCATATTTCGCCGGACGAAGCTAAAATTGTTTTTTCACAAAACTATCTTGGTAGGATAATAGGAATTTTTTTATCGTTTTTTGGACAAAGTGATCTCTCTTTAAGACTCTTCTTCGTAATTTTACATATCATTAATATATGGCTTGTATACCTGATATCGCTGAAAATTGTTAAAAAGGAGATATACGCTCTTTTATCTGCAGTTGTGTATTCTTTATTACCGGGAGTTTTAAGTTCAGCCCTTATAGTGAATGAAGCGGGTATTGTAATTTTTTTGACGCTTCTTTTTATATATATCTATCAAAATAAGAAGTTTGGGAAAAAAGCATATCTTCTCTTTCCGGTTATGCTTTTAGCTGACAACTCTTTTGCTATATTTTTTTTGAGTCTATTTTTCTTTTCGCTGAAAAAAAAAGATAGACTGCTGATTTTTCTTTCGCTTCTTTTTTTCGGATTGTCCATGTACCTTTTCGGCTTTGATGCTTCCGGAAAACCGAGAAACTATTTTTTAGAGACTTTCGGAATATATTCGGCTGTTTTTTCCCCTCTTCTGTTCCTCTATTTTTTCTACACCATATATAGGATTCTGGTTAAAGAGGAAAAAGATATCGTCTGGTATATCTCTTTTGTCTCATTTGCTTTTGCGTTGCTTCTCTCTTTCAGGCAAAGAATTCATCTTGAAGATTTTGCCCCTTTTGCTGTTATAGCACTGCCTTTGATGGTCAAAGTTTTTATGAATAGTTACAAGGTAAGGATTGCAGAGCATAGAAAAAAACATAAATTGCTGTTTGCTATAGTTGCTGTCTCTTTGATACTTAACGATCTTGTTCTCTTTTTTAATAAACCACTATATTATCTGTTTGAAAATCCAAAAAGACATTTTGCATATAAATTCCATATCTCCAAACCTCTTGCAGATAGTTTGAAAAAGATGGGTATATATTGTGTAAAGACGTCTGATAAAACATTGCAAAAACAGTTAAGATTTTATGGAATATGTGAAAAGGGTCCTTTTATTTTAAACAAATATAAAATTAACAAAAAAGCAAAAAAAGTTTCGATTCGATACAAAAACATTACTCTTGAAACATTTTATGTTTCGAAAATTAACAATAAGTAG
- a CDS encoding ATP citrate lyase citrate-binding domain-containing protein, with translation MAQRAIREYDGKKLFAKNWEKYFAPLKYPFESVLVKSGEELLKIAQEPEYKWLKEKALVAKPDMLFGKRGKNNLVLFKVNKPGDVTLEDAAKWIDEKRSTETTLLSGQKGVLTHFIVEPFTPHSEDEEYYIAATTLDENFDVLYMSAHGGVEVEENWDKVVEVKIPIDATDEEIEKIIKENIPADIPEDKKDVYANFAVNFYKFFRDLNFAYLEINPVVIVGDNVYLLDLVARLDDTAGFLMKDIWGDIEFPTPFGMEEKTPEEEAIAEADAKSGASLKLTVLNPKGRIWTLVAGGGASVVYADTIADLAGGVKDLANYGEYSGGPTTDETRFYTETVLDLMTREKDPEGRDKILIIGGAIANFTDVAKTFTGIIQAFEKYADKMKDVGVRIYVRRGGPNYEKGLKDIKEAADRLGLPIKVFGPETHITDIVRMALEEDKAKA, from the coding sequence ATGGCTCAAAGAGCGATACGTGAATATGACGGCAAAAAACTTTTTGCAAAAAACTGGGAGAAATATTTCGCCCCTTTGAAATATCCTTTCGAATCCGTTTTGGTAAAAAGCGGTGAAGAGCTTCTTAAAATTGCTCAAGAACCCGAGTACAAATGGTTGAAAGAGAAAGCTCTGGTTGCAAAGCCGGATATGCTTTTTGGAAAAAGGGGGAAAAACAATCTGGTTCTTTTTAAAGTAAATAAGCCCGGCGATGTTACTTTGGAAGATGCTGCTAAGTGGATAGATGAGAAAAGAAGTACAGAGACCACGCTTCTTAGCGGACAAAAAGGTGTTCTAACTCATTTCATCGTAGAACCTTTCACGCCTCACTCTGAAGATGAAGAGTATTACATAGCTGCTACTACTCTTGATGAAAACTTTGATGTTCTTTATATGAGTGCTCATGGTGGTGTAGAGGTTGAAGAGAACTGGGATAAAGTTGTAGAGGTAAAAATTCCTATCGATGCAACTGATGAAGAGATTGAAAAAATTATTAAAGAGAATATTCCTGCGGATATTCCTGAAGACAAAAAAGATGTATATGCAAACTTTGCGGTAAATTTCTATAAATTTTTCAGAGACCTTAACTTTGCATATTTGGAAATCAATCCTGTTGTAATAGTGGGAGATAATGTTTATCTTCTTGACCTTGTTGCAAGACTGGATGACACTGCAGGTTTCTTGATGAAAGATATCTGGGGTGACATAGAGTTCCCAACACCTTTCGGTATGGAAGAGAAAACTCCGGAAGAAGAGGCGATAGCTGAAGCCGATGCGAAAAGCGGTGCTTCTTTGAAACTAACCGTACTCAACCCTAAAGGAAGAATCTGGACATTGGTTGCAGGTGGCGGCGCTTCTGTTGTTTATGCGGACACTATTGCAGATTTGGCAGGCGGCGTTAAAGACTTGGCAAATTATGGAGAATATTCAGGCGGACCAACAACTGACGAGACAAGATTTTATACTGAAACTGTTTTGGATTTGATGACAAGAGAAAAAGATCCTGAAGGTAGAGACAAAATTCTTATTATTGGTGGTGCTATAGCAAACTTTACAGATGTTGCCAAAACTTTTACCGGAATTATTCAGGCATTTGAAAAATATGCCGATAAGATGAAGGATGTTGGTGTGAGAATTTATGTCAGACGTGGTGGTCCAAACTATGAAAAAGGTCTAAAAGATATAAAAGAGGCTGCGGACAGATTGGGATTGCCTATAAAGGTTTTCGGTCCTGAAACACACATAACTGATATTGTAAGAATGGCATTAGAAGAAGATAAAGCAAAAGCATAA
- a CDS encoding citrate/2-methylcitrate synthase, which translates to MGLFTRDTQAIFWNNNRNAIQRMLDYDYIIKREKPSVAAIVAPTSSNKFDKFFFGTEEVMIPIYRSTAEAAAAHPNADVLLNFASFRTAYDVTMDALNFDQFKTIMITAEGIPERLARIMNKTAKDKGVLIIGPATVGAITPGAFKVANIGGTINNIVNSKLHRPGSCGLVTRSGGLFNELSNIISLNADGIADGVAIGGDRFVGSVFIDHLLRMEDDPNVKYMLLLGEVGGREEYKVIEAVKSGKIKKPIIAWCIGTIAQHFTSGVQFGHAGASANAEEETAIAKNKAMKEAGIHVPDSFNDLPHVIKGVYEQLRGEGVIEEIEEPEVPSVPEDYAKALKAGKIRKPKNFICTISDDRGEEATYAGYPISSVATPDTGKTIGDVISLLWFKKVYPRWAVDFIETVIKTVADHGPAVSGAHNAKVTARAGKSVVESLVTGLLTIGPRFGGAIDGAAYYFKYAHDNSLSPKEFVNYMKKQGVPIPGIGHRIKSVRNPDKRVEGLKKFAAENFPATPLLDYALEVEKLTTSKKDNLILNVDGTIGILMVDMWRALGYSEEEINEFIESGTLNSFFILGRTIGFIGHVLDEKRLGMPMYRHPFDDILYDVNKADEIK; encoded by the coding sequence ATGGGACTATTTACAAGAGATACTCAAGCGATATTTTGGAACAATAACAGAAACGCAATCCAAAGAATGTTGGATTATGACTATATTATAAAAAGAGAAAAACCTTCAGTTGCTGCAATTGTAGCACCAACTAGTTCAAACAAGTTTGACAAGTTCTTTTTCGGTACAGAAGAGGTAATGATTCCAATTTACAGAAGTACCGCCGAAGCTGCAGCTGCTCATCCAAACGCAGATGTTCTTTTGAATTTCGCGTCTTTTAGAACAGCTTATGATGTTACCATGGATGCTTTGAATTTTGATCAGTTTAAAACTATAATGATAACTGCAGAGGGTATTCCTGAGAGACTTGCAAGAATAATGAACAAAACTGCTAAAGACAAAGGAGTACTCATCATAGGACCTGCAACAGTCGGTGCCATTACTCCTGGTGCTTTCAAAGTTGCTAACATAGGCGGAACAATCAACAACATAGTAAATTCCAAACTTCACAGACCGGGGAGCTGTGGTCTTGTAACAAGAAGTGGGGGTCTGTTTAACGAGCTTTCAAACATCATCTCACTTAACGCTGACGGTATAGCTGATGGTGTTGCTATAGGCGGTGACAGATTTGTTGGTTCTGTTTTTATTGACCACCTTCTAAGAATGGAAGATGATCCGAATGTAAAATATATGCTTTTGCTTGGTGAAGTTGGAGGTAGAGAAGAGTATAAAGTAATTGAGGCTGTAAAAAGCGGAAAGATTAAAAAGCCGATTATCGCCTGGTGTATCGGTACTATTGCACAGCACTTTACAAGCGGTGTTCAGTTCGGACACGCGGGAGCAAGTGCCAATGCTGAAGAAGAGACAGCTATTGCTAAGAACAAGGCTATGAAAGAGGCAGGTATTCATGTACCTGACAGCTTCAACGACCTTCCTCATGTTATTAAAGGTGTTTATGAGCAGCTAAGAGGCGAAGGTGTGATAGAAGAGATTGAAGAGCCGGAAGTTCCAAGTGTTCCTGAAGATTATGCGAAAGCTTTGAAAGCAGGAAAGATCAGAAAACCTAAAAACTTCATCTGTACAATCAGCGACGATAGAGGAGAAGAAGCTACGTATGCCGGATATCCTATCAGCAGTGTAGCTACACCTGATACAGGAAAAACAATTGGTGATGTTATCAGCCTTCTATGGTTCAAAAAAGTTTATCCAAGATGGGCGGTTGACTTTATCGAAACTGTTATCAAAACTGTTGCAGACCACGGTCCTGCAGTATCAGGTGCGCATAACGCCAAAGTTACCGCAAGAGCAGGTAAAAGTGTAGTCGAGTCTTTAGTAACTGGACTTTTGACTATAGGACCGAGATTCGGCGGTGCTATAGACGGAGCTGCATACTATTTCAAATATGCTCATGACAACAGCTTGAGTCCTAAAGAGTTTGTAAACTACATGAAAAAGCAGGGTGTTCCTATCCCTGGTATAGGCCACAGAATCAAATCTGTAAGAAATCCGGATAAGAGGGTTGAGGGACTTAAAAAGTTTGCTGCAGAGAATTTCCCTGCAACTCCGCTTTTGGATTATGCTTTGGAAGTTGAAAAACTTACAACAAGCAAAAAAGACAACCTTATTCTAAATGTTGACGGAACTATAGGTATTTTGATGGTTGACATGTGGAGAGCTCTTGGATACAGTGAAGAAGAGATTAACGAGTTTATCGAAAGCGGAACGCTTAACTCTTTCTTTATCCTAGGAAGAACGATTGGATTTATCGGACATGTTCTTGATGAAAAGAGACTCGGAATGCCTATGTACAGACATCCGTTCGATGATATTCTGTACGATGTCAATAAGGCTGATGAGATAAAATAA
- a CDS encoding pilus assembly FimT family protein: MRKAFTFFETIIVVLVVGILAAIALPRLSADRLQEAADQILSHIRYTQHLALIDDRFDPLDQNWYNERWRINFRQCTSGNGWYYVVFRDLNHGGAAAAPGRDESAINPFDGRRLFNNGNCTENPEDSPEVIIGSKYSVTGINFTGGCTNQYIAFDEIGRPFFTTYGTTPYSGIMSNDCNITFQTSDGQFTITITAETGYAYLSNISG; encoded by the coding sequence ATGCGTAAAGCATTTACATTTTTCGAAACGATTATAGTTGTACTGGTTGTCGGAATACTCGCGGCAATCGCACTCCCAAGACTCAGCGCAGACAGACTGCAGGAAGCTGCTGATCAGATACTTTCTCATATTAGATATACTCAACATTTGGCATTGATTGATGACAGATTCGATCCGCTTGATCAAAATTGGTACAATGAAAGATGGAGAATAAATTTTAGACAGTGTACAAGCGGAAACGGATGGTATTATGTAGTGTTTCGAGATTTAAATCACGGAGGCGCAGCTGCAGCACCGGGAAGAGACGAATCTGCTATAAACCCTTTTGATGGAAGACGTTTGTTTAATAATGGAAACTGCACTGAAAATCCGGAAGACAGTCCGGAAGTTATTATCGGTTCAAAATACAGTGTTACCGGCATAAACTTTACCGGCGGATGTACAAACCAGTATATAGCATTTGACGAAATCGGCAGACCATTCTTCACTACCTACGGTACAACGCCTTACAGTGGCATAATGTCAAATGACTGCAATATAACCTTTCAAACTTCAGACGGACAATTTACCATTACAATAACTGCAGAAACGGGATATGCATATTTAAGCAATATAAGCGGCTGA